One genomic window of Salvelinus alpinus chromosome 9, SLU_Salpinus.1, whole genome shotgun sequence includes the following:
- the LOC139584733 gene encoding calretinin-like — MANKPQQPPHLHLAELSATQFIDIWNHFDTDGNGYIEGKELENFFRELEIARRGAGVDPSNSTFREKMKEFMQKFDKNADGRIEMSELAQILPTEENFLLCFREFVGSSSEFMAAWRRYDTDRSGYIEANELKGFLSDLLKKANRHYDDQKLHEYTQTILKMFDLNGDGKLGLSEMARLLPVKENFLLKFQGIKLTSEQFNAIFAFYDKDGNGYIDEQELDALLRDLYEKNKKEVDTKNLIDYKKSIMALSDGGKLYRSELEIVLCREPML; from the exons ATGGCAAACAAACCACAGCAGCCTCCTCACCTTCATCTGGCGGAATTGAGCGCCACCCAGTTCATCGACATCTGGAACCATTTCGATACGGACG GCAATGGCTACATTGAGGGCAAGGAACTGGAGAACTTCTTCAGGGAGTTGGAGATTGCACGGAGAGGGGCCGGAGTG GACCCATCAAACTCCACTTTCAGAGAGAAGATGAAGGAGTTTATGCAGAAGTTTGACAAGAACGCAGATGGGAGAATTGAGATGTCAGAG ctGGCTCAGATTTTGCCCACAGAGGAGAACTTCTTGCTTTGCTTCAGAGAGTTTGTTGGATCCAGTTCTGAGTTCATGGCG GCTTGGCGACGATACGATACAGATCGCAGTGGGTACATTGAAGCTAATGAACTGAAG GGATTCCTCTCAGACCTGCTGAAGAAAGCCAACAGACACTACGATGACCAGAAGCTTCACGAGTACACACAGACAATA ctcaaGATGTTTGATCTAAACGGAGATGGGAAGCTGGGCCTGTCAGAAATGGCGAG GCTTCTCCCAGTTAAGGAAAATTTCTTACTGAAGTTCCAG GGTATCAAACTGACCTCTGAGCAGTTCAATGCTATCTTTGCATTCTACGACAAG GATGGAAACGGCTACATTGATGAGCAGGAGCTCGATGCTCTGTTGCGTGACCTCTATGAAAAGAACAAAAAG GAGGTGGACACCAAAAACCTGATTGACTACAAGAAGAGCATCATGGCCCTGTCGGACGGGGGGAAGTTGTACCGCTCCGAGCTGGAGATTGTGCTCTGCAGGGAGCCCATGCTGTGA
- the got2a gene encoding aspartate aminotransferase, mitochondrial — MALLKSSKIISTVGVHPPLGVLSIRASSWWSEVQMGPPDPILGVSEAYKRDTNPKKINLGVGAYRDDQGKPYVLSCVRKAEAQIAAKKLDKEYLAIGGLGDFTKACAKLALGDDNEVIKSGRNITVQTISGTGSLRIGANFLSRFHTEARDVYLPKPSWGNHTPIFRDAGMQLKAYTYYDPKTCGFDFQGALNDISKIPEKSVIMLHACAHNPTGVDPRPEQWKEIADLVKKRNLLVFFDMAYQGFASGDIDRDAWAVRYFIEQGHNIVLSQSFAKNMGLYGERVGGFTVVCKDAEEANRVESQLKILIRPIYSNPPMNGARIAATILNTPDLYKEWLGEVHGMANRIITMRELLVANLKKEGSTRNWKHVIDQIGMFCFTGLKPEQVERLTKEFSVYMTKDGRISMAGVTSGNVGYLAQGIHAVTK; from the exons ATGGCCCTGTTGAAATCTAGCAAGATCATTTCTACCGTCGGAGTTCACCCTCCATTGGGTGTCCTCTCCATTCGTGCCAG CTCATGGTGGTCCGAGGTGCAGATGGGTCCCCCTGACCCCATCCTGGGGGTGTCGGAGGCCTACAAGCGGGACACCAACCCCAAGAAGATTAACCTGGGTGTAGGAGCATACCGTGATGACCAGGGCAAGCCATATGTCCTCAGCTGTGTTCGCAAG GCTGAAGCTCAGATTGCTGCAAAGAAGCTGGACAAAGAATACCTGGCTATTGGCGGTCTGGGGGACTTTACCAAGGCATGCGCCAAGCTGGCTTTGGGAGATGACAATGAGGTTATCAAGAGTGGCAGG AACATCACTGTCCAAACTATTTCTGGAACTGGGTCTTTGAGAATCGGAGCCAACTTCCTG TCCCGTTTCCATACAGAAGCCAGGGACGTGTACCTGCCCAAACCCTCCTGGGGGAACCATACACCCATCTTCAGAGACGCTGGGATGCAACTGAAGGCATACACCTACTATGACCCAAAGACCTGTGGCTTTGACTTCCAGGGAGCCCTGAATGACATCTCT AAAATCCCTGAGAAGagtgtcataatgcttcatgccTGTGCCCACAACCCCACAGGAGTGGACCCTCGGCCAGAGCAGTGGAAGGAGATTGCTGACCTAGTGAAG AAAAGGAACCTCCTGGTGTTCTTTGACATGGCCTACCAGGGATTTGCCAGTGGTGATATTGACCGTGATGCCTGGGCTGTGCGTTATTTTATTGAGCAAGGCCACAACATTGTGCTTTCTCAGTCTTTTGCTAAGAACATGGGTCTCTATG GTGAGCGTGTTGGGGGCTTCACTGTTGTGTGTAAGGATGCTGAGGAGGCCAATCGTGTGGAGTCCCAGCTGAAGATCCTCATTCGGCCCATCTACTCCAACCCTCCCATGAATGGGGCACGCATTGCTGCCACCATCCTCAATACACCAGACCTGTACAAAGAGTG GCTTGGGGAGGTGCATGGTATGGCCAACCGCATCATCACAATGAGGGAGCTGTTGGTGGCCAACCTGAAGAAGGAGGGCTCCACTCGGAACTGGAAGCACGTCATCGACCAGATTGGCATGTTCTGCTTTACAGGGCTGAAGCCTGAACAG GTGGAGCGCCTTACGAAGGAGTTCTCCGTCTACATGACAAAGGATGGGCGTATCTCCATGGCTGGTGTCACCTCTGGCAACGTGGGTTACCTTGCACAAGGTATCCATGCAGTGACCAAGTGA